In Methanonatronarchaeum sp. AMET-Sl, one genomic interval encodes:
- a CDS encoding ATP synthase subunit C, with protein sequence MIELEIGLNLAAVLAIAIPALVAAWAISRVGVASAGAIAENPEVSGITIIYVAFAEALAIYGLLIALLLVFGI encoded by the coding sequence ATGATAGAGTTAGAAATTGGATTAAATCTTGCAGCAGTACTCGCTATAGCAATACCAGCACTCGTGGCTGCATGGGCTATATCAAGAGTCGGTGTAGCAAGCGCAGGCGCAATAGCAGAGAACCCAGAAGTAAGCGGTATAACAATTATATACGTCGCTTTCGCGGAAGCTCTAGCGATCTACGGACTATTGATAGCGCTACTACTGGTATTTGGAATTTAA